CGCCGGCCGTTCTCGCGCAGATCAAGGAAGTGGGAGACCCGATCTGGAACCAGTACGTCCCCACCATCCAGGAGTTGGACGTGGTGGACGGCGTGATCGACTCGCTGGACGAGGACGGAGATTCGCCGGTGCCGAACATCACGCATCGGTATCCCGACCGCGTCCTCTTCCTGGTGAGCCCGGTGTGCGCGTCGTACTGCCGGTTCTGCACCCGCCGCCGGAAGGTGGGAGACCCGGAGAAGATCCCGCTCAACCAGTATGAATCGGCATTCGAGTACATCCGGAGCCACCCGGAAATCCGCGACGTGATCATGAGCGGCGGCGATCCGATGATGCTCTCGGACCGCCGGCTGGAATATCTATTCCAGCGGCTGCGTGAGATCCCGCACGTCGAGATCATCCGCATCGGCAGTCGGATCACCTCGCATCTGCCGGAGCGGATCACCCCGGAGTTCTGCGAGATGGTCAAGAAGTACCATCCCGTGTACATGAACACGCACTTCAACCATCCCAGCGAGCTCACGCCGGCCACCGTGGCGGCGCTGGGGCGCCTGGCCGACGCCGGCGTGCCGCTGGGCTGCCAGACCGTGCTCCTCCGCGGGGTGAACGACAACGCGGAGACGATGAAGGAGCTGATGCAGAAGCTCCTCAAGGCGCGGGTGCGCCCGTACTATCTGTACATGGCCGACCAGGTGGCGGGCGGCGAGCATTTCCGCACCATGGTGGAGACCGGCCTCGAGATCGTGAAGGCGCTCCGCGGCTGGACGTCGGGGCTGGCCGTACCCCACTTCTGCATCGACGCACCCGGCGGCGGGGGGAAGGTGCCGCTGCTGCCCGAGTACGTGGAGAAGATCACCGACGAAGAAGTGATCTTCCGCAACTACGAGGGCAAGCGCTTCACCTACAAGCAGCCGCGCCAGCCGGTGACGGCCAGCGCATGCGGCGCGGCCGCGGAGCAGGAACCCGGCGTGCTACCCATCCAGAGCGGCGCGCGGCCGAAGAAGGCGGCGCGGCCCAAGCGCCGGCGCAGCGCGGGCTCGTAATCAAGAGTCCGCCGTGGGCAGGGACGGCCTACTGCCCACGGCGTTCCGCCGCGTTGGTCAGTGCATCGAGATGACGATGGCGCCGGCGCCATTGCCGGTGCCGAACCGCTGGGTCGCGTCGGTGGCGTCGAGGTACCGAATTTCACGGATGCCGTCCACCGGCAGCTCGCGCAGGCGACTCAGGCCCACGCTCACATTGTCCAGGTACACCTGGATCGTGTACGACTGCTGCTGGGTGATGGACGAGGCCCCCCCGCGCATGATGAGCATCTGCGGCCGGAGCTGCCGGATGGCGTCGTAGGCGTTGCTGTACGCGCCCTGCGCCAACTCCGCGCTCGTGATCACGTCGGGATTGCGCGGCGCTCGCGTCGCGCCCGACGAGGCGGCGCCGCCGGCACTCGCACAGGCACCGGCGGTGAGACCGAGGATCAGGCAGAGCGCCAGGGCTGAAGGACGCATCGTCGCTCCGGGGCCGGTCAGTGGGTGATCAGCTGAATCACGCCGCCCGGATTGCCCGAGCCGAATCGCTGCATGGCCTGCGATGGACTCAGATAGCGGATCTCCCGGATCAACCCCAGCGGCATGCCGTGCAGCACCGAGATGTCCCCGATCTTGTTGTCGTCCTGGTACACGTTGAGGGTGTAGCCCGCCGACTGGGTGAGCGACGACGTCTGCTCCGCGGGCCGCACCCGGAGCATCTCGGGACGCAGGTGCTGGATGGCTTCGTAGACCGTGGTTGAATTCTCGGCCGCCAGCTCCTGCTGCGTGATCACGTTCCGATCGCGCACGCCGGACGCCGATCCCGCGCTCGTCCCGGTGGTGGCGCAGGCGGACAGCAACAGTCCGGCGGTCAGTCCCAGCAGTGTTCGTGACTTCAACATCGCATCTCCTCCATGACGGGAACCGGGTCGCGGGCGGCCTCAGTGCGCCAGCGCTTCTTCATGCTCCTTGCTCGACTCCGCGATCACGCGCTGGGCGGCGTCGGGCGGCATCTCTTCATAGCCGTGGAACCGGTGGATGAACATGGCGCGTCCCTGGGTCATGGACTGCAGCGCGCTCGCATACATGTGCAGCTCGGCCTGCGGGATCACGGCGCGCACGCGGGCGCCGTCGGGCGTGCTGTCGGTTCCCATGATGTGCCCGCGCCGCGACGACAGATCGCCGAGCACGTCGCCCAGATATTCGTCCGGCGTGGTGATCTCGAGATCGTCCAGCGGCTCGAGCAGCACCGGCTTGCATTTTGGCGCCACCGCCTTGAACCCCAGGATGCCCGCCATCTTGAACGACATTTCGTTGGAGTCCACGGTGTGGTACGAACCGTCGTAGACCTCGGCCCTGAAATCCACGAGCGGGTATCCGGCCAGGATGCCACGGACGGCGGCTTCCTGCACGCCCCGGTCCACGGCGGGGATGAACTTGCTGGGAATCGCGCCACCCACGATGCGATCCACGAATTCGTATCCCCCGCCGCGGGGGAGGGGGGAGAACCGCACCCAGCAATCGCCGAACTGGCCGCGGCCGCCGCTCTGCTTCTTGTGCCGGCCCTGCCCCTCACCCGTGCCTCGCAGCGTCTCGCGGTACGCGATGCTGGGTTTGGTGAGGTCGGCTTCGACTCCGTACCGACGCTTGAGCTTGGCCAGCGTGACCTCGAGGTGCCGTTCGCCCAGCCCCGATACGATCGTCTCGTGGGTCTCGGCGTTGTAGTGCATCTCGAACGTCGGATCCTCGTCGTGCAGCTTGTGGAGTCCGGCCTGGAGCTTCTCCTCGTCGGCGCGGGCGGCGGCGTGCACCGCCATCTGCAGCGCCCCCTCCGGGAAGGCGATCTGCGGGAGCCGCACCGGATGTTGGCGGGTGGACAGGGTGTCGTTGGTGTGGGTATTGCGGAGCTTGGCCACGCAGCCGATGTCGCCGGCATGGAGAACCGCCTGCTCCGTCCGATCCTTGCCCTGCGTGATCGACAGATGGTTCAGCTTCTCGACGCCGTCGCGGGTGGCGTTGAACACCTCGGCCCCGTTCTCCACCCGGCCCGAGAAGATGCGGAAGAACGTCACCTCGCCCACGTGCGGCTCGGACGTCGTCTTGAAGGCGAGCGCGGCGAACGGCGCGTCGTCGATGGCGTGGATCTCCACCGTGCGATCGCCCTCGGCGCCCTTGAAGGCGTGCAGCTCCTCCATCTCCCACGCCGTGGGCATCAGTTCGACGATCGTGCTCAGCACCGCCTGGGTCCCGTAGTTGAGTTCGCTGGATATGCAGAACAGGGGGAACAGCTCCATCTGCTTCATCGCTTCCTTCATCGCGGCGACGGCGTCTTCCCGCGGGATCTCGCCGCCCTCCAGGTACCGCTCCAGCAGGGAGTCGTCGGTGGCGGCGATGGTCTCGATGAGCTGCTCGTAGTACTTGTCGAACTGCGGCCGGTGCTCGGCCGGGATCTCGACCTCGTCGTAGTTCCCGCCCTTCACCCCGCGCTTGTACAGATGCGCCTTTCTCGTGAACAGGTTGATGATCCCGTGGAACTCCGGCCCTTCGCCGATCGGCACCTCGACCGGAATGACCTTGTTGGTGAGGCGGGCGCGGATCTGGTCCACCACGTCGTCGAAGCTGGCGTGCTCCTTGTCCATCATCGAGGCCACGAACAGCACCGGATCGCGCCGCCGCACGGCCTCGCGAAACATGCGTTCGGTGCCCACCTCGATCCCCGCCGTGGCGCTCACCACGCAGAGCGCGCCGTCGGCGGCGGCGAGTCCGGCGACCGCGTCGCCCTGGAAGTCGAGGTATCCCGGCGTGTCGATGAGATTGATCTTGGTGTTCATCCACTCGGCGTACGCGCAACCCAGATTGATCGAGTAGCCGCGCTCCACTTCTTCAGGGGCCGTGTCGGTGAGCGACGTGCCGTCCTTCACGGAGCCGTGGCGCTTGCTGGATCCAGACACGAAGGCGAGCGCATCGACCAGGCTGGTCTTGCCGCTCGCCCCGTGTCCCACTACCGCCACGTTCCGGATTTCTGACCCTCGATATTCTGGCATGTGCCGGTCCTCATCACCTCAAGTGAGTGTGCCGATGCGGGGGGCGATCGACAGCCAGGCGCGGAGTGTGTCGTCCTCGACATCCCCCACGCTGCCCGGCAGGTCCACAGCGATCGCACGGCCCGACTGACGCACCTCGCTGACGCAGGTGAACACGACGGCATTGTTGCCGCCGGCCTCACCGTTCACGTATGCGGCGCTCCATGTGCGGCCGAGGGCGTCCGTAAAGACGCGCTCGCCGCCTGATGGGCGGCGGAAGGAGGTGCGGATAGACTGCCTGGGCACGTTTCGATGCTCCTCTGTACTTCAAAGCCTGACCCCCTGCATAGGGGTTCGTCAAGGTGTGCCGGCCGGAAACGCCACCGGGGAGCGACTAGGCGCTCCCCGGTGGGTTGGACTGCTCGGACGAATCAGGTGTCGTGTCTCACTCCCCCTCAAAGTCGAAGGCCAGACTGTCTGCTTCCCGCCACCGTTCCAGCACCGACTCCAGCGGCTTCAGAACCGGCGCCGTCAGCCCCCCCACGGGCCCCAACGACACCGTAATCGCCCGCCGTGCCCCTTCGGGCCAGTCGGGCATCGACAGTCCGGCCACGAGGCGACCGATCACCTGGCCGCATTCCCGCATCAGTTCCGTGGCCGTGGCGTGGAGAATCTCCAGCGGAATCTCCAGGTCCCGGGTCACGAGCTGTCCGGTGCTGTCGCGCCACGCCGCGTCACCCACGGCGCCGCGCTCCGCCCACACGCCCAGATGGCGGATGGACTCCAGACTTCCCTCGCCTCCCCCCTCCCCCTCCTCCCCCGTACGGTGGCATTCCACCGCCGCCGCCAACGCCAACGCAACGGACTCCGTGGTCGGGGCGCCATACAGCGTCACGATGTCCCGTGACGGCCGCTCGGAGTCGAGCGGCGCCGGAACGGAGTTCACGTGCGCGAGCACCGGCGAGTGGTCGGGGTTCTCCTCGAGCATCACGAGGACATCCATACCCCCTCCTGAATAAAGTGCTGCTGCACCATCGCCTTGCTCCCTCGAACGACGGCCGGCGGCATGGAGTTTCACCTCCGACCACGCGCCGCCCAGCCCTCGTCCGTACAAACACACCCGCCGCGAAATCGTTCCAGCGCGCTGCCGCGCCGTCACGGCGTTTCCCTCTCAACTCGCGGACGTAAGATCGGGTCACTTGCAACGCAAGAGGGCCCCGCGATTCGCGGGGCCCTCTCGTGATCGCCATCACCAAGCGACTACTGCGGCGTGCCGCCGATGATGATCGTGCCGATGGCGTAGCAGCCATCGTCCACGCCCGGCGTGCAGTCATCCACCAGCCCGGTGTGCACGTTGTAGCCCGTGAAGTGCTCCACGCGGCGCCACACGGCCCCCGTGCGGATGTTCACGTGCGTGGCCAGCGTCGAGTCGGTCGCCGACTCGTCCACCACCGGGCCGCCCGGCACGGCCGAGAACAGGACCGCGAACCGGCGCAGGTCGCCATGGCCACCGATGGCCGCCAGGCGGAGGGTGTGGATGGTCACCCAGCGGGACGGATCGTTGCTGGGCACGAATCGGATGTCGGGGGTGAAGTCCACGTAATCGCGGCCGTCGATCGTGGTCACCGTGGCGCTCACGTGGATCGGCGACCTGGCCGCCGTGCACGGATCGTTCCAGGTGCCCGGGCCGTACGTCGACGTGGTCGGGTCGCACACCGCGCGGGGGGGAACGACGAGCAGGTACTGGCCCAGCGTGTAGACCCCGCCGCGGGTGGAGATGTCGAACGTGTACGCGGCTCCACCGTAAGCGCCGCGCGACTGCGAAGCCGACGGGCCGGCAGCGACCGGTGCCGTAGCCGTGGGAGACACACTGTCGCCGCAGCTGGCGGCCAAGGTGAGCGCTGCGACTGCGAGAGCCGAGGGGATCCGGCGCATTGAACCCTACCGTAAAGAAGGAGTCTCGGACGTCGGCCACCCCGCGGCGAGCGGCCTTACGCTTGGAATCGGGTACTCAGAGAAAACGTATGCCTGGCGCCATATTTGCGCCAGGATTAGAGAAGTTGTGACTCAGATCACGAAATCGCGGCGAGAATCGCATATCGGTCGGTGAGCGAAGTGAATCCCAAACCCGCCACGCGGGATGCGTAGCGCTCCACCGCCGCACGGGCCACCCCGCGGTCGATCCGGAAGATCGCATCGGCGCAGGCGGCGGTGAACCACGCCGCGCTGTAGAGGTCGGTGGCGTCGGCGAGGGCCCGCGCCTGCTCGAACTGCTCGAGGGCGTCGGTACGGCGTCCCTCCGCCGCCGCCACGAGCACGCGCAACGTCTCCACGAGCTCCCGCCCCTGGAACCACTCGGCGCGCGTGGCCATCCGGCTCTCGGCTTCGGCCAGCGGACGCCGGGCCTCCTCGCCGCGGTTCATGGCGAGGAGGCACAGCCCCTCGCCCGCCCGCGCGCCGATCTCCACGTCGGATTGCCCGATGCGCTGGGCCAGCGACGCCGTGGCGTCGTACAGCTCGGCCCCCGATGCGGGCTGCCCGCTCTCCCGGGCGGCGTGCGCCATGTTGAACAGCGCGTACAACTGGTACTCCGTGTTCTTGAGCGAGGCCGACAGCCCGAGCGCCTCGCTGAACAGTTCCCGCGCCCGGTCATAATCACCCAACTTCTGGATGATGAGTCCGAGATTGAGCGCCGCGGCCGCCCAGAGGTCGGCCATGCCGGCCGCCCGCGCCAGCGTGATGGCCGTGGCGAGCGATTCACGCGCCGCGTCGATCTGGCTCTCGAGCTGGAGCACGATGCCGAGATTGTTGTAGCAGCGCACCTGAGCACGGATGTCCCCGCCCGCCCGGGCCAGGCCGAGGGCGCGCTCGTAGCACTCGCGCGCCCGCTTGGGCGATTCGGTCTCCACCGTGATGCCGAACCGCGTGAGCGCCTCGGCGAGCAACAGCGGATCGCCGATGCGCTCGGCCATCTCCACGCACTCGGCGGCGATCCGCGCCGCCTCGCGGGGTTCGCCGAGCCGACCATGCACCTGCGAGAGCAGCGTGAGGATGGCCACGCGCTCCTCGTCGAAGCCGAGCTGCGTGGCCGCGTCGTCGAGCACCCGCAGCGCATCGAGGGACCGGCGGGCCGGCTGGCCCAACTCCTTGCGCGCCCGCTCGCGCATGCGGCGCAACGTGAGCGCCCGCCGCTCGTCGCCCTCGCCGGCGAACCAGTCGAGCGCGAGGTCGCACAGTTCCTCTTCCTCGTCGTACCGGCCCAGCGCCTCGGCGATCTGCGCCAGCCGCACCCGCCCCTCGGCCAGATCACCGGGCGACGGCGCGTTGCGCGCCGCCAGCTGCAGAAAGTCGCCGGCCGTGGTGAGCGCGTACAACGCTTCGGCCTGCGTCGCGGCGTCGAGCGCCGTGCGGTAGGCGTCGACGGCGACGCCGGCCGCGTCGTAATGCTGGGCGATCTCGGCGATCGTGCCGTCGCCCCGCGCCTCCATGGCGCGCGCCACGCGCTCGTGCCGCAGCCGCGCCTGCTCGGGCGACGGCGAGCGCGCCAGCACGTCGGCGATCGATTCGTGCGTGAACAGGAATGCCTTGCGCCGGCGCTCGTAGGTGTACTGCAACACCCCCGAGGCCAGGCCCTCCTCCACCGCCACCTCCACGGCGCGCGCGCTGCCGGCCCCCGCCGCCTCGACCAGCGGCACGTCGAACTCGCGGCCGATCACCGCGGCGGTGGAGAGCACGGCGTGCGTGCTCGCCGAGAACCGCTCGAGGCGGCGGGACAGAATCCCCTCCGCGTCCGACGGCATCCGCAGCCCGGATACCGCCTTCCATTGCCACTGTTGGCCGTCGTTCCACAACGAACCTTCCTCGGTCAGGCAGCGCACCAGTTGCGTGAGGAGGAACGGATTGCCCTCGGTGTGGCGATACACGAACGCGAGGAGGTCGCGCCCCACCTCCTGGTGATCCAGGGCGGCTTCGAGCCAGCGCTTCACCTCCTCGCGCGTCAGACGCGACAGATGGAGCTCCTGGTAGCCGGCATGGTGCTGGAGCGCCGCCAGCCGCTCGGCGGCCGGCGTGTGCTCGACGCCCGTGCGCATCGTGATGCAGACGAGCAGCCGTTCGTCGGTCAGATGCTCCACCAGATGGTCGAGCGTATCCCACGAGGCTTCGTCGGCCCACTGCATCTCGTCCAGCACCACGACCAACGGCCACTTGGCGGTGGCGATGCGCAGGTAGGCCGCGATCTCCTCCATGAGCCGATACTTGGTTCCCGCCGGAATCGCCGGATCGCGCGGCAGGGTGGGCACGAGCTTCGGCAGTTCGCGCCACACCTGATCCGGCGGCGGGGCCACGCGGCGAACGGTCTGGAGTACGCCGGCCCACGGCCCGTACGGCTGGCGCACCGACATCATCCGGCCGCGGCCATACACGGTCGATCCACCGAGCAGGCGAACTTCGGGTTCCAGCTGGCGCGCCAGCGTGAGCGTGCCGCTGCCCGGTTCGCCGACAATCGAGACGATGCGCGGGTGTCCGGCGGCCGCCTCGTCGAGCAGGCGGAACAGTGTGCGACGCTCGGTCAGGCGACCGGCAAACCGGCCCACGTCCGGCACGGCGAGCGCGGCGCTGTCCGCAGCGTCGCGCGCCACGGCCACGCCGTCGCCGCCTCGCTGGGCGATGCCGGCGCAGGCCTGCCGCGCCGCCGAGACGAGTCGCTCCGGATCGGCCCCATGATCCGGGGCCGCGGCAACCCCCGCCGAGATCGTCACGCGGGGAGCGGCGGGCACGGCGCGCATGGATTGACCGGGGCTGAATTCGTGCCCGCGCACGGCAGCCCCGATGCGATGCGCCACCTGGCGCGCGTCGGTGACGCCGGCGCCAAGGAGCATCACGACCAACTCGCCGTCCGACACCCGTTGCACGTAGTCGCCGGTGCGCAGGATGCGCTGCAACATGCGCGCGATCTGCTCGCACACGTCATCGGCGCCCGACGGACCCAGCGCCGAACGCAGGGCCTGCAGGCGGTCGAGCTCGATCGAGACGAGTGACACCGGGCGCGCCGTGGCACTCGTCTCGGCCAGCGTCGCCGAAACGACGTCTATCAGCTCGCGCATGAGGGTGTGTGACGGGGGTCGCAGATCACCGGTCGGTGTAGGAACAAGACACCTTGACCGGCTCCGGCGAACCGTACGCACGTTCGCCCCGGTCCCGCAAGCGGGACTGTCACTTTTTGGTGCGGTAGCGTCACACTCCGGGTCGGTCGGGTTAACAGCGGCTCCCATACGCCCGTCTGACGAGCACCATCCCCCAACCGGGAGAGCGCGAGATGCGGTTCCGTTCCTATATATGGTTGTGGCTGCCCGCCGTTGGCGCGCTGGGGTCCTGCGCCAGCGGCGCGCCCTCGGCCACGGCGGCGGCGGCACCGGCCATGGCACCGGTGGCGGAGCTGCGCGAGCAGCTACCGGAGCAGCAGATCCTGCAGGTTCTCAATCGGCTGGCCTATGGGCCGCGCCCCGGAGATGTCGAGCAGGTGCGGGCCATGGGGGTGGACCAGTGGATCGCGCGCCAGCTCACCCCGGATCGCATCGACGATCACGTGGCCGATTCGGCGCTGGCCCGATATCACATGCTCGACACGCCGACGCGGGACATCGTGCAGTCGTTTCAGGACATACAGCGCGCTCGCCGCGAGGAACAGCTCGCGATGAAGGCGGACGACGACACGGCAACGCAGCGCAACGCGCGGCAGCAATATCTGCGCGCCCATCCCGAGCTCCGGGAGTTGCAGCAGCGGGTGCAGGGCCCGGTGAACCAACTGATGTCGGCGCAACTGGCGCGGGCCGTGCTCAGCGAGCGACAGCTCGACGAAGTGATGGTGGAGTTCTGGGAGAACCACTTCAGCGTGTATGTGGGCAAGGGCCAGACGCGGAATTTTCTCAACGCCTACGACCGCGAGGTGATCCGTCCCCATGTGCTGGGCAAGTTCCGCGATCTATTGGGCGCGGTGGCGCACAGCCCGGCGATGCTGTTCTATCTGGACAATTGGGAGAGCCAGGCCGACAGCACGCATGCCACGCTCGCCGCCAACGGTCGCGTGGCCACGGCGGCGCAGCGCCGCCGCGTGCTGGAGACGATCGAGCGGGCGCGGCCCGATCAGCTTCCACCGCGGCTGCGCAACATGTCGGCCGAGCAGCGGCGGAGACTCATCCAGCAGATGCAGCAGTCGCGCAAGCGCGGCCTCAACGAGAACTACGCCCGCGAGCTGATGGAACTGCACACCCTGGGCGTGGACGGCGGCTACACGCAGCAGGACGTGATCGAGGTGGCGCGGTGCCTCACGGGATGGAGCATCGATCTGCGCACCGGCGAGTTCATCTTCCGACCGCAGATGCACGATGCCGACGCCAAGGTCGTGCTCGGGCACCGGATCGCCGCCGGGCGCGGCGAAGAGGACGGCGAGCAGGTGCTGGACATTCTCGCCAGCAGCCCGGCCACGGCGCACTTCATCGCTCGCAAGCTGGTGGTGCGATTCGTGAGCGACAGCCCGCCGCCGGCGCTCGTGGAACGCGCGGCGCAGACGTTCCTGCACACCGGCGGCGACATCCGCGAGGTGGTGCGCACGATCGTCACGTCGCCGGAGTTCTTCAGCAACGCGGCCTATCGCGCGAAGGTGAAGACGCCGTTCGAGTTGGTGGCCAGCGCGCTCCGGGCCGTGAACGCCAAGCCCGACACCACGCCGCGGCTGGCCGGGCTCGTGGCGCTGCTCGGCGAGCCGGAGTTCGGCCGACAGACGCCCGACGGGTGGCCCGATCAGGGCGACGCGTGGATGAACACGGGCGCGATCCTCGATCGGATCAACTTCGGCCTGCTGCTGGCCAGCAGCCGGCTGCCCGGTGCGCCGCTCGCCAACTGGACGTACGCCCAGCAACTGCGTCGCGCGCCCCACGCCCAGCAGGTGGACGGCGTGATCCATGCGATCCTCGGCGGGGAGGTGTCGCAGGTCACGCGCGACGTGCTGCTCACGGGCGAGAATCCATTCCTCAAGAAAGCACAAAGCGACTCTCTCGCTAACATGGGAGGCGCCGTGGCGTCGAACGCGATGGAACGAGGTCGGGGCGGACGCGGCGGATACAACGCGCTCACGCGGCCGGTGAATCTGTCCGGATTGCCGCTGGTGGTGGGCCTCGCGTTGGGCGCACCGGAATTTCAACGCAGGTAGCGGGGGCACTCATGCATCGTCGCGTATTCGTGAAATCGGGCGCGCTGGCGCTCGTCACCATGGGCCTCTCGCCGAGCTTTCTGCGGCGCAGCGTGTTCGCCGCCGAGCTTCCGCGGGCGCGGAAGGGCAAGACGCTGATCTGCATCTTCCAGCGGGGCGCCGCCGACGCGCTCAACGTGGTCGTGCCGCACGGCGAAGCGGCCTACTATCGCATGCGGCCCACGATCGCGATTCCACAGCCGACGCGGAACACGCCCGGCGCGGCGATCGACCTCGACGGATTCTTCGGCCTGCATCCGGCCATGGCGCCATTCAAGCCGCTGTGGGATCGCGGATTGCTCACCGCGGTGCACGCCGTGGGCAGCCCGAGCAACACCCGGTCCCACTTCGACGCCCAGGACTACATGGAGAGCGGCACGCCCGACGACAAGGGCACGCCCGACGGCTGGCTCAACCGGTACCTCGCCGCGCGCGGAACGTGCGCCGAGTGCGAGGTGAAGGCGCCGCCGCCGTTCCGCGCCGTCTCGATGACGCCGCAGACGCCCCGCATTCTGGAGGGCAAGTCGCCGGTGGTGGCGATGAACGACCTGGATGAATTCACCATCCGCACCGGCGGCAGCGCCGCCGCCGAGCTCGAAGCGCTGTACATGACCGGCTCGTCGGACGTGGTGCACGCCGCGGGCGGCGACATGTTCGAGGCGATGAAGGTGCTGCGCGCCGCGAATCCCGAGCAGTACCAACCGCGCAACGGCGCCCGGTATCCCGACTCGCCATTCGGCCAGCATCTGAAGCAGATCGCCCAACTCATCAAGTCCGACGTCGGCCTCGAGATCGCGTTCGCCGACGTGGGCGGCTGGGACACGCACGTGAACCAGGGTGGATCCACCGGCCAGCTGGCGCAGCGTCTGGACGACTTCTCCACGTCGCTCGCCGCACTGGTCGCCGACCTGGGCGATCGCATGGACGACGTGACGATCTTGACGATGTCTGAATTCGGCCGCACCGCGCGTCAGAACGGGAATGGTGGAACAGATCACGGTCACGCGAGTTCAATGTTCGTGATCGGCGGCGACGTGAAGGGACACAAGGTGCACGGCAAGTGGCCGGGCCTCGAGCCCGAGCAGCTCAACGAAGACCGCGATCTGGCGTTGACGACGGATTTCCGGAGTCTGTTCTCCGAAGTCGTGGGCAAGCATCTCGGCGCCACGGCGTTCGAGCGGATCTTTCCGGGATTCGCGGTGGATAAGAGCACATGGGTAGGGGTGCTGTGATCGAGGGGGAGACGCGAAAGCGTCTGAGTGAGTGAAGCAGCCACTATCCAGAACGGCCTTGGCGGAGCATCGCCGAGGCCGTTCGAATTTCATGGCTACCGGGCGTGGGCCCGGGTCCGCGGTCCGGCGCGAGCCGTCAGAACCGGATGACCCGCGCCAGGCCGCGCGCGAGGGCGCGCACCCAGCCGCCGAATCCGTCGGCGATGCTC
The sequence above is drawn from the Gemmatimonadaceae bacterium genome and encodes:
- a CDS encoding DUF1501 domain-containing protein, with amino-acid sequence MHRRVFVKSGALALVTMGLSPSFLRRSVFAAELPRARKGKTLICIFQRGAADALNVVVPHGEAAYYRMRPTIAIPQPTRNTPGAAIDLDGFFGLHPAMAPFKPLWDRGLLTAVHAVGSPSNTRSHFDAQDYMESGTPDDKGTPDGWLNRYLAARGTCAECEVKAPPPFRAVSMTPQTPRILEGKSPVVAMNDLDEFTIRTGGSAAAELEALYMTGSSDVVHAAGGDMFEAMKVLRAANPEQYQPRNGARYPDSPFGQHLKQIAQLIKSDVGLEIAFADVGGWDTHVNQGGSTGQLAQRLDDFSTSLAALVADLGDRMDDVTILTMSEFGRTARQNGNGGTDHGHASSMFVIGGDVKGHKVHGKWPGLEPEQLNEDRDLALTTDFRSLFSEVVGKHLGATAFERIFPGFAVDKSTWVGVL